A stretch of the Panicum virgatum strain AP13 chromosome 9N, P.virgatum_v5, whole genome shotgun sequence genome encodes the following:
- the LOC120689502 gene encoding pectinesterase 31-like, producing MAQQSRRVLQVAPPGKGDREAFPTVQAAVDAVPLGNRARVVIRLAPGVYREPVYVAKTRNFITVAGAAGPEATVISWDNTATRIKHSQSSRVIGTGTFGCGTFIVEGEDFIAENITFENSAPQGSGQAVAVRVTADRCAFYNCRFLGWQDTLYLHYGKQYLRNCYIEGHCDFIFGNSVALMEHCHIHCKAAGYITAHSRKSTSETTGYVFLRCIITGNGEAGYMFLGRPWGPFGRVVFAHTFMDRCIKPSGWHNWDKSENERTACFYEYRCSGPGSRSSNRVAWCRQLLDVEAEHFLSHTFIDPDLDRPWLLQMMSTRIPASA from the exons ATGGCGCAGCAGAGCAGGCGGGTGCTGCAGGTGGCGCCGCCGGGGAAGGGGGACAGGGAGGCGTTCCCGACGGTGCAGGCGGCCGTCGACGCCGTGCCGCTCGGCAACCGGGCGCGCGTCGTCATCAGGCTCGCGCCGGGGGTCTACAGGGAGCCCGTCTACGTCGCCAAGACCAGGAACTTCATCACCgtcgcgggggcggcggggccggaggCCACCGTCATCTCGTGGGACAACACCGCCACGCGCATCAAGCACTCCCAA TCATCCAGGGTCATCGGCACGGGGACATTCGGCTGTGGTACTTTCATTGTTGAGGGGGAGGATTTCATTGCAGAGAATATCACGTTTGAGAACTCAGCTCCCCAG GGCTCTGGACAGGCAGTTGCAGTACGGGTGACAGCAGATAGATGCGCTTTCTATAACTGCCGGTTCCTTGGTTGGCAA GACACGTTATATTTACACTACGGAAAACAGTACTTGAGAAACTGTTACATTGAAGGCCATTGTGACTTCATCTTTGGTAACTCTGTTGCACTTATGGAACATTGCCACATCCATTGCAAAGCAGCAGGATACATCACTGCTCATAGCCGGAAATCCACCTCCGAAACTACTGGCTATGTATTCTTGAG GTGCATTATTACTGGAAATGGAGAAGCTGGATATATGTTCCTAGGTCGCCCATGGGGACCCTTTGGGAGGGTTGTCTTTGCACACACTTTTATGGATCGATGCATCAAGCCTTCTGGGTGGCATAATTGGGACAAATCCGAGAATGAGCGAACTGCTTGCTTCTATGAGTACAG ATGCTCAGGGCCAGGCTCTCGTTCATCAAACCGGGTGGCTTGGTGCAGACAGTTGCTCGATGTAGAAGCGGAGCATTTCCTCTCGCACACTTTTATTGATCCAGACCTCGATAGGCCATGGCTCCTCCAGATGATGTCAACAAGAATACCAGCCTCTGCATAG